In a single window of the Deinococcus aetherius genome:
- a CDS encoding sensor domain-containing diguanylate cyclase codes for MPTSPERSLARYTVPAAAVLGLSLALLLPTNERLWDAVNRALPSPPDPRVVVVGIDDASLRDYGRLPGWPPELYAEALRTLDEAGARAVGLDVLLEGVGNSGPVLAGTFSRPNVVLATAPGEANEVPPGWTAPTGVSALNLGPGGVVRSFQTAYATGNGRLEPSFARQVAVAAGEPAPLDERPRPLRAVKAESGGLPVLPFRDVVNGNVRFADLQGKVVLIGLTASGLVGPSLSDVSGQAVPGVLLQARAVSSLLGPPFVWLPIWLTALLCVAAAVGAVLARGLWGFGIALVTLGLAVPLWLVNVLFPGVTVSVAAILGSALVALERWWNLRNLGTRDPLTGLGNRLAFTRAVEHRWPGREGRPLGLLLVDLSGFRKVNEVYGRAAGDEVLRDLAGRIGSHKRRGDVIFRWGPDEFAVLLDNTDKHDLARISASMRGALDALTYRDVPLSVSFGAATTDSEVRSPEELIEAASRSRYRMKYRREQRE; via the coding sequence ATGCCGACCTCCCCTGAGCGTTCGCTGGCGCGCTACACCGTTCCGGCCGCCGCCGTGCTGGGGCTGAGCCTCGCCCTGCTGCTGCCCACGAACGAGCGGCTGTGGGACGCCGTGAACCGGGCGCTGCCCTCCCCCCCCGACCCCCGGGTGGTCGTGGTCGGCATCGACGACGCCTCGCTGCGCGACTACGGACGGCTCCCCGGCTGGCCGCCCGAGCTGTACGCGGAGGCGCTGCGGACCCTCGACGAGGCGGGGGCGCGGGCCGTCGGCCTCGACGTGCTGCTGGAGGGCGTGGGGAACTCGGGCCCGGTGCTCGCGGGGACCTTCTCGCGGCCCAACGTGGTGCTCGCCACCGCGCCCGGCGAGGCGAACGAGGTGCCCCCCGGGTGGACCGCCCCCACCGGCGTGAGCGCCCTGAATCTCGGGCCGGGCGGGGTGGTGCGCTCCTTCCAGACCGCCTACGCGACCGGGAACGGGCGGCTGGAGCCGAGCTTCGCACGGCAGGTGGCGGTGGCGGCGGGCGAGCCCGCGCCGCTCGACGAAAGACCCCGCCCGCTGCGCGCCGTCAAGGCCGAGTCCGGCGGCCTGCCGGTTCTCCCCTTCCGAGACGTGGTGAACGGCAACGTGCGCTTCGCGGACCTGCAAGGCAAGGTGGTCCTGATCGGCCTGACCGCCTCCGGTCTGGTCGGCCCGAGCCTGAGCGACGTGAGCGGGCAGGCGGTGCCCGGCGTCCTTCTCCAGGCGCGGGCGGTGTCGAGCCTGCTCGGGCCCCCCTTCGTCTGGCTGCCGATCTGGCTGACCGCCCTGCTGTGCGTGGCCGCCGCCGTGGGCGCCGTGCTCGCGCGGGGGCTGTGGGGCTTCGGGATCGCGCTCGTCACGCTGGGGCTGGCAGTGCCGCTGTGGCTCGTGAACGTGCTCTTTCCCGGCGTCACCGTGTCGGTCGCGGCCATCCTGGGCAGCGCCCTCGTCGCCCTGGAACGCTGGTGGAACCTGCGCAACCTCGGCACGCGCGATCCCCTCACCGGGCTGGGCAACCGCCTGGCGTTTACCCGCGCCGTCGAGCACCGCTGGCCGGGCCGCGAGGGGAGGCCGCTGGGACTCCTCCTCGTGGACCTCAGCGGCTTTCGCAAGGTGAACGAGGTCTACGGCCGCGCCGCCGGGGACGAGGTGCTGCGCGACCTCGCGGGCCGCATCGGCTCGCACAAGCGCCGGGGCGACGTGATCTTCCGCTGGGGCCCGGACGAGTTCGCGGTTCTCCTCGACAACACCGACAAGCACGACCTCGCCCGCATCAGTGCCTCCATGCGCGGGGCCCTCGACGCCCTCACCTACCGCGACGTGCCGCTCAGCGTCAGCTTCGGCGCCGCCACCACCGACTCCGAGGTCCGCTCCCCCGAGGAACTCATTGAGGCCGCCAGCCGCAGCCGCTACCGGATGAAGTACCGGCGGGAGCAGAGGGAGTAG
- a CDS encoding NADH-quinone oxidoreductase subunit N has translation MLQVPEVALAPMLPILIVLAGALASTVLGFSLPRRALTIINLVMLVLSGVSMVTLWNSGARAFGGSLQADNAALLLGLTILIGSAMTLLVSLDTAYRARVSFPEFDAMLMYSVTGTLIIAFSGDLITMLIGLEIMSLSSYVLATLQDSRRAEESGLKYFLLGAVGSAILIYGIALVYGGAGSLNYAAIAAQTATLTPGNVGILVGGALLLLAGFGFKVALAPFHQWTPDVYTGAPTSVSLFLSTVVKVAAFAGMLRVFSGALAAAPGWASTLQVLIAVTLVVGNAAALFQPNFKRMLAYSAVAHTGFLALGLLGTPEVGGAALGYYLLIYTLMTAAALAVVAALQRSEEGMTINDLRGLYYRHPAYAVALAVCLASLAGLPPFAGFFGKYLVFQAAFQNGYVWLSVLAALASVAALVYYLRPAMLMFMPDRTPAREYPHGERTPTTLTVALGVVGVTVLGILPNLWYGWVANPGVWGALAGR, from the coding sequence ATGCTGCAAGTTCCTGAGGTGGCCCTCGCGCCGATGCTGCCCATATTGATCGTGCTCGCGGGGGCGCTGGCGAGCACGGTGCTGGGCTTTTCCCTGCCGCGCCGGGCGCTGACGATCATCAACCTCGTCATGCTGGTCCTCAGCGGCGTGAGCATGGTGACCCTGTGGAACAGCGGGGCGAGGGCCTTCGGCGGCTCTCTCCAGGCCGACAACGCCGCCCTGCTGCTGGGCCTGACGATCCTGATCGGCAGCGCGATGACCCTGCTCGTGAGCCTGGACACGGCCTACCGCGCCCGGGTGAGCTTCCCCGAGTTCGACGCGATGCTGATGTACTCGGTGACGGGCACCCTGATCATCGCCTTCTCCGGCGACCTGATCACCATGCTGATCGGGCTGGAGATCATGAGCCTGAGCAGCTATGTCCTCGCCACCCTGCAAGACTCGCGCCGGGCGGAGGAGTCGGGCCTGAAGTACTTCCTGCTGGGCGCGGTGGGGAGCGCCATCCTGATCTACGGGATCGCCCTCGTGTACGGCGGGGCGGGCAGCCTGAATTACGCGGCCATCGCGGCGCAGACGGCGACCCTGACGCCGGGCAACGTCGGCATCCTCGTCGGCGGGGCGCTGCTGCTGCTCGCGGGCTTCGGGTTCAAGGTCGCGCTCGCGCCGTTCCACCAGTGGACGCCCGACGTGTACACAGGCGCCCCCACGAGCGTGAGTCTCTTCCTCAGCACGGTGGTCAAGGTCGCGGCCTTCGCGGGGATGCTGCGCGTCTTCAGCGGGGCCCTCGCCGCCGCGCCGGGCTGGGCGTCCACCCTGCAAGTCCTGATTGCCGTCACCCTGGTCGTCGGGAACGCCGCCGCGCTCTTCCAGCCCAACTTCAAGCGGATGCTCGCGTACTCGGCGGTCGCGCACACGGGCTTCCTGGCCCTGGGGCTGCTCGGCACGCCGGAGGTGGGGGGCGCCGCGCTCGGCTACTACCTCCTGATCTACACCCTGATGACCGCCGCCGCCCTCGCCGTCGTGGCCGCGCTGCAACGGAGCGAGGAGGGCATGACGATCAACGACCTGCGCGGGCTGTACTACCGCCACCCGGCGTACGCGGTCGCCCTCGCCGTGTGTCTGGCCTCGCTGGCGGGGCTGCCCCCTTTCGCGGGCTTCTTCGGCAAGTACCTCGTCTTCCAGGCGGCCTTCCAGAACGGGTACGTGTGGCTCTCGGTCCTCGCGGCCCTCGCCAGCGTCGCCGCCCTGGTGTACTACCTGCGCCCCGCGATGCTGATGTTCATGCCCGACCGCACTCCGGCCCGCGAGTACCCGCACGGCGAGCGCACGCCGACCACCCTCACCGTCGCGCTCGGCGTCGTGGGTGTGACCGTGCTCGGCATCCTGCCCAACCTGTGGTACGGGTGGGTGGCGAATCCGGGCGTATGGGGGGCTCTGGCGGGGAGGTAG
- a CDS encoding NADH-quinone oxidoreductase subunit M, whose protein sequence is MIHLMIFLPLLGSLLLFAVPPRWREEVAGFFAALTLGIGLLIWRGGGSELFSVGWVPALGITYSVALDGVSLALALVTAFMSLVAVLYAARRVSNPGTMLSLVLAMETGLIGIFAARDLVLFYVFFEDALLPALLMLAIYGKPNRMRALVKFAAYTLFGSLLMLLSIIGVKYYGGSPTFALADLVRNPVTGTAQTWLYLGFLAAMAVKLPLWPMHAWLPDFHEQNHDSGVPDVMGTLYKVGGYGIFRFGVTLFPDASEALRPVLMGLAAFTALYAAWIAFRQTDWKRLLAYAGLSHMGFVGLGVFSLNETATIGAMYLLAFQNVYTGALFLSVGMLQERIGSLHTRVGGVMTQAGALGGLSMALWFASIAVPGLAGFIGEFSVLLGAYQVQPWITAVATLSAIAAATYALTAFQTTFWQGRPLGSVRVWDVRGTEWLVLGLPLAVAIFFGVYSAPALNLIQPAVRGVLATLGGQ, encoded by the coding sequence ATGATCCACCTGATGATTTTTCTGCCCCTGCTGGGCAGCCTCCTGCTGTTCGCCGTGCCGCCGCGCTGGCGGGAGGAGGTCGCAGGCTTTTTCGCGGCGCTCACGCTCGGTATTGGACTGCTGATCTGGCGGGGGGGCGGCTCGGAATTGTTCAGCGTGGGGTGGGTCCCGGCGCTCGGGATCACGTACTCGGTGGCGCTCGACGGGGTGAGCCTGGCGCTCGCGCTGGTCACGGCCTTCATGTCTCTGGTGGCGGTGCTGTACGCGGCGCGGCGGGTGAGCAACCCGGGCACGATGCTCTCCCTGGTGCTGGCGATGGAGACGGGGCTGATCGGCATCTTCGCGGCCCGCGACCTCGTGCTGTTCTACGTCTTCTTCGAGGATGCGCTGCTCCCCGCCCTGCTGATGCTGGCGATCTACGGCAAGCCGAACCGGATGCGGGCGCTCGTGAAGTTCGCGGCGTACACACTCTTCGGCAGCCTGCTGATGCTCCTCTCGATCATCGGGGTGAAGTATTACGGCGGGAGCCCGACTTTCGCGCTGGCGGACCTCGTACGAAACCCGGTGACGGGAACGGCGCAGACGTGGCTCTACCTGGGCTTCCTGGCGGCGATGGCGGTGAAGCTGCCCCTGTGGCCGATGCACGCCTGGCTCCCGGACTTCCACGAGCAGAACCACGACAGCGGCGTGCCGGACGTGATGGGGACGCTGTACAAGGTGGGCGGGTACGGCATTTTCCGCTTCGGAGTGACCTTGTTCCCGGACGCCTCCGAAGCCTTGCGCCCGGTCCTGATGGGGCTCGCCGCCTTCACCGCCCTGTACGCGGCGTGGATCGCCTTCCGGCAGACCGACTGGAAGCGGCTGCTCGCCTACGCGGGCCTCTCGCACATGGGCTTCGTGGGGCTCGGCGTGTTCAGCCTGAACGAGACGGCCACCATCGGGGCGATGTACCTGCTCGCCTTTCAGAACGTGTACACCGGGGCGCTGTTTCTGTCGGTGGGAATGCTCCAGGAGCGGATCGGGAGCCTGCACACCCGCGTCGGCGGCGTGATGACGCAGGCGGGGGCGCTGGGCGGGCTCTCGATGGCGCTGTGGTTCGCCTCCATCGCGGTGCCGGGGCTGGCGGGGTTCATCGGGGAATTCAGCGTGCTCCTGGGAGCCTATCAGGTGCAGCCGTGGATCACCGCCGTGGCGACGCTCTCGGCCATCGCCGCCGCCACGTACGCGCTGACGGCCTTCCAGACGACCTTCTGGCAGGGGCGCCCGCTCGGCTCGGTGCGGGTGTGGGACGTGCGCGGGACCGAGTGGCTGGTGCTGGGGTTGCCGCTCGCGGTGGCGATCTTCTTCGGGGTGTATTCAGCGCCCGCGCTCAACCTCATTCAACCCGCCGTGCGCGGGGTGCTCGCCACCCTGGGGGGCCAGTAG
- the nuoL gene encoding NADH-quinone oxidoreductase subunit L has translation MPLYLLPLFPLLGFALLILLPRLFPGKAAGWLASGAVLASFVVAALRYLGQGDEPTREVLWTWLPNMALNANLSVGFWFDQLSAVMALIITGVGFLIHVYSISYMGHDRQFTRFFAFLNFFVAMMLILVLADSYPLMFVGWEGVGMASYLLIGFWYSGRDSEAEGRELREASDREGLANSNAARKAFIMNRIGDVGFMLGMFLIYKLYGTLVIPELAERSESVRVAVSGIELACLLLLVGAVGKSGQLPLTTWLPDAMAGPTPVSALIHAATMVTAGVYLIARSHFLYDLAPVASTWVAWVGGLTALYGALSALNQHDIKKILAYSTVSQLGYMFLAVGLHAYSAGVFHLLTHAFFKALLFLSAGAVIHALHEEQDVRAMGGLHRFMPFTHVMSLVGVLAIAGIPIWSGFFSKDAILAAAFEASPGLYVIGLGVALLTAFYMGRWYFLVWRGSYRGHVAHPHEADGLMKVPLGILAAFATLAGFLNIPTFLGGGHAFDDYLGRAIPVEVHEIPASTEWLLTILAVAAGVGGLLWALAEHRRRSLANGPLGQVSANALYLDRVYDGLFNAPGRAIAEGLDVVDRGVDVTFGGIARNSAAPGGLFTRWQSGFVRAYAVSMLLGTALILGYWALRTIGGGA, from the coding sequence GTGCCCCTGTATCTGCTGCCGCTGTTTCCCCTGCTGGGTTTTGCGCTGCTGATTCTGTTGCCCCGCCTCTTCCCCGGCAAGGCGGCGGGGTGGCTCGCCTCGGGCGCGGTGCTGGCGAGTTTCGTCGTGGCCGCCTTGCGGTATCTGGGTCAGGGAGACGAGCCCACCCGCGAGGTGCTGTGGACCTGGCTGCCGAACATGGCGCTGAACGCGAACCTGTCGGTCGGCTTCTGGTTCGACCAGCTCTCCGCCGTGATGGCCCTGATCATCACCGGGGTCGGCTTCCTGATCCACGTCTACTCGATCAGCTACATGGGCCACGACCGCCAGTTCACGCGCTTTTTCGCGTTCCTGAATTTCTTCGTGGCGATGATGCTGATCCTCGTCCTCGCCGATTCCTACCCCCTGATGTTCGTGGGCTGGGAGGGCGTGGGGATGGCCTCGTACCTTCTGATCGGCTTCTGGTACTCGGGCCGCGACTCGGAGGCGGAAGGCCGTGAGCTGCGCGAGGCCAGCGACCGCGAAGGGCTCGCCAACTCCAACGCCGCCCGCAAGGCGTTCATCATGAACCGCATCGGCGACGTGGGGTTCATGCTGGGGATGTTCCTGATCTATAAGCTCTACGGCACCCTCGTCATCCCCGAACTGGCCGAGAGGTCGGAGAGCGTGCGGGTGGCGGTGTCCGGCATCGAACTCGCCTGCCTGCTCCTGCTCGTCGGCGCGGTGGGCAAGAGCGGCCAGCTCCCGCTCACGACCTGGCTGCCGGACGCGATGGCGGGCCCCACGCCGGTCTCGGCGCTCATTCACGCGGCCACGATGGTCACGGCGGGCGTGTACCTGATCGCGCGCAGCCACTTCCTGTACGACCTCGCGCCCGTCGCCTCGACGTGGGTGGCCTGGGTCGGGGGACTCACGGCCCTGTACGGGGCGCTCTCGGCCCTCAACCAGCACGACATCAAGAAAATCCTCGCGTACTCCACCGTCTCGCAGCTCGGCTACATGTTCCTGGCGGTCGGCCTGCACGCCTACTCGGCGGGGGTGTTCCACCTGCTGACCCACGCTTTCTTCAAGGCGCTGCTGTTCCTCTCGGCGGGCGCAGTCATTCACGCGCTGCACGAGGAGCAGGACGTGAGGGCGATGGGCGGGCTGCACCGCTTCATGCCCTTCACGCACGTCATGTCGCTCGTCGGCGTGCTCGCCATCGCGGGTATCCCGATCTGGAGCGGCTTTTTCTCCAAGGACGCCATTCTGGCCGCCGCCTTCGAGGCCAGCCCGGGGCTGTACGTGATTGGCCTGGGCGTGGCGCTGCTGACGGCCTTCTACATGGGCCGCTGGTACTTCCTGGTGTGGCGCGGCTCGTACCGGGGCCACGTCGCGCACCCGCACGAGGCCGACGGGCTGATGAAGGTGCCGCTGGGTATTCTCGCCGCCTTCGCCACGCTCGCCGGGTTCCTGAACATCCCGACCTTCCTGGGCGGCGGGCACGCCTTCGACGACTATCTGGGCCGGGCGATTCCCGTCGAGGTGCACGAGATCCCCGCCTCGACCGAGTGGCTCCTGACCATCCTGGCCGTCGCCGCCGGGGTGGGCGGCCTGCTGTGGGCGCTCGCCGAACACCGCCGCCGCAGCCTCGCCAACGGGCCGCTCGGGCAGGTCAGCGCCAACGCCCTGTACCTCGACCGGGTGTACGACGGCCTGTTTAACGCCCCTGGCCGGGCCATCGCGGAGGGGCTGGACGTGGTGGACCGGGGGGTGGACGTGACGTTCGGTGGGATCGCCCGCAACAGCGCCGCGCCGGGCGGCCTCTTTACCCGCTGGCAGAGCGGTTTCGTGCGCGCTTACGCCGTCTCCATGCTGCTCGGGACCGCGCTGATCCTGGGGTACTGGGCGCTGAGGACGATTGGGGGCGGGGCGTGA
- the nuoK gene encoding NADH-quinone oxidoreductase subunit NuoK, with amino-acid sequence MAPTGYYVALSGLLFAIGMIGVLTRRTAIMIFLSVELMLNAANLALVAFARSWGDLTGQTAVFIVMTLAAAEVAIGLAIIVAIFRKRETTNVDALAGLKG; translated from the coding sequence ATGGCCCCGACCGGGTATTACGTCGCCCTCTCCGGGCTGCTCTTCGCCATCGGCATGATCGGGGTGCTGACCCGCCGCACGGCGATCATGATCTTCCTGAGCGTCGAGCTGATGCTGAACGCGGCGAACCTCGCCCTGGTGGCCTTCGCCCGGTCGTGGGGGGACCTGACCGGGCAGACGGCGGTGTTCATCGTGATGACGCTCGCCGCCGCCGAGGTCGCCATCGGGCTCGCCATCATCGTCGCCATCTTCCGCAAGCGCGAAACCACCAACGTGGACGCGCTCGCCGGTCTGAAAGGCTGA
- a CDS encoding NADH-quinone oxidoreductase subunit J family protein codes for MIAFMLLGALALVGAIITVAARNAVHASLGLVGTLLCVAGLFASLNASFLAATQVIVYAGAVMVLFLFVIMLLNANQPITGRDPVPFVRELAGIGGVILAGALAVLAFTYRDPRPLAEGAQALRGGGAGPVGEVLLTRFLLPFEAVSILLLVAIVGAVALVQRPVPQPDGVPDKERVVLPGPTEPLVEAREPVVLSSERGRV; via the coding sequence ATGATCGCCTTCATGCTTCTCGGCGCCCTGGCCCTCGTCGGCGCCATCATCACCGTGGCGGCGAGGAACGCGGTTCACGCCTCGCTGGGGCTGGTGGGCACCCTGCTCTGTGTGGCGGGGCTCTTTGCCAGCCTGAATGCGTCCTTCCTGGCGGCGACGCAGGTGATCGTGTACGCGGGCGCGGTCATGGTGCTGTTCCTGTTCGTGATCATGCTGCTCAACGCGAACCAGCCCATCACAGGGCGTGACCCGGTGCCGTTCGTGCGGGAACTCGCGGGGATCGGCGGCGTGATCCTGGCGGGGGCCCTGGCGGTGCTCGCCTTTACCTACCGTGATCCCCGGCCTCTGGCGGAGGGCGCCCAGGCACTGCGCGGCGGCGGGGCCGGGCCGGTCGGCGAGGTGCTGCTCACCCGTTTCCTGCTGCCCTTCGAGGCGGTCAGCATCCTGCTCCTCGTGGCGATTGTGGGCGCCGTGGCCCTCGTACAGCGGCCCGTGCCGCAGCCGGACGGGGTGCCGGACAAGGAGCGCGTGGTGTTGCCCGGCCCGACCGAGCCCCTGGTCGAGGCGAGGGAGCCGGTCGTCCTGTCGTCGGAGAGGGGGAGGGTCTGA
- the nuoI gene encoding NADH-quinone oxidoreductase subunit NuoI has protein sequence MGVLEIAKGMGVTLGKLFQKPVTVSYPEQRATLQPRFRGRHVLTRHPGTGLEKCIGCSLCAAACPAYAIYVEAAENDPLDPTSPGERYAKVYEINMLRCIFCGMCEEACPTGAVVLGNEFEMADYRYRDLVYGKEDMLVGVDGSLPQRREAARTGRPVRLGFQVPQGARPELEGVEYPR, from the coding sequence ATGGGCGTTCTTGAAATCGCCAAGGGCATGGGCGTCACGCTCGGGAAGCTCTTTCAGAAGCCGGTGACGGTCAGTTACCCCGAGCAGCGCGCGACCCTCCAGCCCCGCTTTCGCGGGCGGCACGTCCTGACGCGGCACCCGGGCACAGGATTGGAGAAGTGCATCGGCTGTTCTCTCTGCGCCGCCGCCTGCCCCGCCTACGCGATCTATGTGGAGGCCGCTGAGAACGACCCTCTCGACCCCACCAGCCCCGGGGAGCGGTACGCCAAGGTCTACGAGATCAACATGCTGCGCTGCATCTTCTGCGGGATGTGCGAGGAAGCGTGTCCGACGGGCGCGGTGGTTCTGGGCAACGAATTCGAGATGGCGGATTACCGCTACCGCGACCTCGTGTACGGCAAGGAGGACATGCTCGTGGGCGTGGACGGCTCACTGCCGCAGAGGCGGGAGGCGGCGCGCACGGGCAGGCCGGTTCGCCTGGGCTTCCAGGTGCCGCAGGGCGCCCGTCCGGAACTGGAGGGGGTGGAGTACCCGCGATGA
- the nuoH gene encoding NADH-quinone oxidoreductase subunit NuoH, with translation MPDWLVQLLITLVKGLALAFALLTTFAYMTLVERRLLARMQIRLGPNRVGPMGLLQPLADAIKSIFKEDVNVTLADKLVYTLAPIVAIGMALTAFGGIPGGPPGSLFGANPWVYNLDAGILALLAITSMGVYGIFLGGWASGSKYPILGGLRSSAQMISYELGMGLSILGLLMLVGSTSFLGIVGWQAANGWMILFQSLAFALFLISSFAETNRTPFDLPEAEQEIVAGYLTEYSAIKWALFQMAEYVNMITASAIMATLFFGGYRGPGFLNGIIPGIADWPILWLVVKIAFFLFLFIWVRATLPRLRYDQLMRFGWKLLLPLALANTVMTAAYLAFARGTGLWLLGLLSLAGLVLLLVMSDRVRVLWNTPTVRREGDALPNTRPIGGD, from the coding sequence ATGCCCGACTGGCTCGTTCAACTGCTCATCACGCTTGTCAAAGGTCTGGCCCTCGCCTTTGCCCTGCTGACCACCTTCGCGTACATGACCCTCGTGGAGCGGCGTCTCCTCGCGCGGATGCAGATTCGCCTGGGGCCGAACCGGGTGGGGCCGATGGGTTTGCTCCAGCCCCTCGCCGACGCGATCAAGAGCATCTTCAAGGAGGACGTGAACGTCACGCTGGCGGACAAGCTGGTGTACACGCTCGCGCCCATCGTCGCCATCGGCATGGCGCTGACGGCCTTCGGGGGGATTCCCGGGGGCCCGCCGGGCAGCCTGTTCGGGGCGAATCCCTGGGTCTACAACCTCGACGCCGGAATCCTCGCGCTGCTGGCGATCACGAGCATGGGCGTGTACGGCATCTTCCTGGGCGGCTGGGCGTCGGGCTCCAAGTACCCGATCCTGGGCGGCCTGCGGTCGAGCGCGCAGATGATCTCCTACGAACTCGGCATGGGCCTGAGCATCCTGGGCCTGCTGATGCTCGTTGGAAGTACGTCCTTCCTCGGCATCGTGGGGTGGCAGGCGGCGAACGGGTGGATGATCCTCTTCCAGTCGCTCGCCTTCGCCCTCTTCCTGATCAGCTCCTTCGCGGAGACGAACCGCACACCCTTCGACCTGCCGGAGGCCGAGCAGGAGATCGTGGCGGGGTATCTGACCGAGTACAGCGCGATCAAGTGGGCCCTTTTCCAGATGGCCGAGTACGTCAACATGATCACGGCGTCGGCGATCATGGCGACTCTCTTCTTCGGGGGTTACCGGGGGCCGGGGTTCCTGAACGGCATTATCCCCGGCATCGCGGACTGGCCGATTCTATGGCTCGTCGTCAAGATCGCCTTTTTCCTCTTCCTCTTCATCTGGGTGCGCGCCACGCTGCCCCGCTTGCGCTACGACCAACTGATGCGCTTCGGTTGGAAGCTGCTCCTGCCCCTCGCCCTCGCCAACACGGTAATGACGGCGGCGTACCTGGCTTTCGCACGCGGCACGGGCCTGTGGCTCCTCGGCCTGCTCAGCCTCGCCGGGCTGGTGTTGCTGCTGGTGATGAGCGACCGGGTGCGGGTGCTGTGGAACACGCCGACGGTCCGGCGCGAGGGCGACGCTCTCCCCAACACCCGACCCATCGGGGGCGACTGA